AATCCCGTGGGGGCGAAGGAAGGGAAACCCCTGGCGGTGAAGCCTGGCGGCCAGTTCATAATCCAGTGCAAATGCATGCCACAAGATGGAGCCCCCATCCGGCAATCTGTAATGGGCGGGCCAGCCCTGTTGCAGTAAGGCTTCGATAAAGGGGGCCAGGCGTTTGTCATTGTCGGCGAACAGGTGTGTCATCAGATCCTGCCCGCTACTATCGAGTTCCTCGACGTTGGCCCCCTGTTCAAGCAGAAGGGTAAACATCGACAGGCTACGATAATGCACGCAGGCATAGATAAGCGGTTCATCTCCGAGGGGGGCATTGGGATCCAGGCCTGAACTCAGCAGCCGAGTCAGCTCGGCAACATCCTGATTTCGTACGAGAGTATCCAGGGTATCTTCGGGTAGAAACCTTGCCAGCAGGCTGTCGAGTTCATCGGGTGAGGGCCGGATACCGCGATAAAAATAGGCGTCAAAACCGGCATCCAGAGCAGCACAGCGGGCGTTTATCTTGATAAACACCACTCCCAGAGCCTTGCTGGCGCGCATCAGCCGATAATTGATGCCAGCGTCGCTTTGGATATCCAGCCTCAGGTGATTACTGAAGAGTTTGAGGGATGTGAGGTGTTCGGTCGGGGTTAAATACCCTGACAAACCAAGGGCATCGAGCGCCTGCTCGGGTGACAGGGACGCAGTGGTCTGCCGGATGCGTTCGCTGTCGCTGCTTGACATACACAGGCAGTACCTGAACCAATTTGCCGACATGGCGCCTTCTGACACTTTGTTCCCCCAGTGACGGTTGCCCTTGGCCCGGCAGGAGCGGCGGCCTGTGCAACATTGGCGTCACAATACTCACAAGTGCCCTGAATGGCAACCGAATTTGGCTTACAGGACGCGCGAGCACGGCATTTCGTGGTGCCAGGTTTGTGCCTTGTCGCGGCATAGCAGACAGCGTATTTGGGTTATCCGGGATCCAGGATAGTGAGCCAGGTCCATGCTGTGTTTGCCTCTGAAGCATCACAGCTTCCAATGTGCGCGTGTCAAACCTGCTTTTACCGTGTTGGCTTAACCCCATCTGGGATGTGAATAAGGCGCCGGTACTCCCCTTTAGAAGGCTTGGCGCGGGTAGTTGTTAGCTGCATTCGGCATTCTTGAACAGAATGAGGTTCAATGTTTGTATATTTTATGCTAGAAATGCGCATCTGAATTGCGCCTCTGGCTGTGTTGGCCCGCGGCAACAAATGATTTAAAGGTGATGTATGACCATAGGTGTTGGTGGGCTGACGGCCCAAGAGGCTCTGGCCAAACTCAGTGATATGACAGCGGGCACAGGCCCCATTGACGCGGCTGAATTTCAGGGGCGTATCCTCAAGGCGCAGGGGCTGATGAAAGCGGCAGGGTTGGATGCTGTGTACCTTAATGCCGGCACCAATCTTTACTACTTTACCGGTACCCGCTGGTACGCCAGCGAGCGTATGGTAGGTGCCATTCTGCCCGCAGAAGGGGCGTTGGAATACATAGCACCGGCTTTTGAACTCGACACCCTCAAAGGCTATATGGCCATCAAGGGTGAAGTGAATACCTGGCATGAAGACGAAAGCCCTTATCAACTCTTTGGCTCAGTACTCAAACGCCTTGGCTTGGGGCAGGGGCGGGTGGGTATGGATGAATCGGCTGCGTTTTTCATCAGTGAAGGTATTCGTGATGCCAACCCTGAGCTTAAGGTCGTAAGCGCCAAGGCCGTGACGGCCGGTTGCCGGATGCAAAAATCGGCCGCTGAGCTGGCACTGATGCAACGCGCCAAGGACATGACCCTGGAAGTACATAAGGCTGCCGCTGCTATGTTGCGGCCCGGTATCACTGTGAGTGAAGTGGAAGCCTTTATCGATGCTGCCCATCGTAAAGTGGGAGCTCCGGCCGGCTCTTATTTTTGCATTGTGCTATTTGGTGAAGACACGGCGTATCCCCACGGCGTGAAAAATCCCAAGGCGCTGGAAGAGGGCGATACCGTCCTGATTGACACCGGCTGCCAGCTCTATGGTTATAACTCAGATATCACCCGCACTTACGTTTATGGCACCCCGAGTGCGCGTCAGCGTGAACTCTGGAACCTGGAAAAACAGGCGCAGGCGGCTGCCTTTGAGGCGGCCAGATTGGGCGCCCCCTGTGGCAGCGTCGATAAGGCCGCCCGCAGCGTGCTTGAGGCCGCAGGCTTTGGCCCGGGCTATGCTGTTCCCGGCCTGCCACACCGTACAGGTCACGGCATAGGGCTGGATATTCACGAGTGGCCCTATCTGGTGGCGAATGACACTACACCGCTGGCGCCGGGAATGTGTTTTTCCAACGAGCCCATGCTCTGTGTACCCGGTGAATTTGGGGTACGCCTTGAGGATCACTTCTACATGACTGAGTCTGGCCCCAAATGGTTCACTCTCCCTTCCCATTCCATTGACAATCCGTTTGGCTTGTAAGGGACAATAAAAAAACGGAGGCACAGGCCTCCGTTTTTTATTTCGCTTCAGTCAGCATTCATTCGATGGCTATCAGTTCCACATCGAAAATCAGCACAGAACCACCGGGGATTTTGCCTACGCTACGGTTGCCGTAACCCAGGCTTGCCGGGATGAAAAAGCGCATCTTGTCACCTTCTTTCATCAGTTGCACGCCTTCGGTCCAGCCCTTGATAACCCGATTCAGCGGGAAGGCAATGCTCTCACCACGCTCAACTGACGAGTCGAACACAGTGCCATCGGTCAGGGTGCCGTGATAGTGCACGCGCACAGTGTCGCTGGCACTGGGATGACGTTCGCCACTGCCGGCAATCAAAAGCTCATACTGCAGGCCCGATGCCGTGGTGGTTACACCGTCACGCTTGGCGTTTTCAGCGAGGAAGACGGCGCCTTTCTCTTCATTGAGCTTGGCGGCCTTTTGATTATTCATGGTGGTGAAAAAGTAAAAAATGACGCAGGCAATCACAATAACAGCGAGGGCAACTCTCATGGGATGGATTCCGTAATGGCTGACTTTTGACTATCGTATGGAACTCAATATCTTATGGTTAAGCTGCTGCCGGGTAAAGCCTGGATGTCGGTGCCAAGGCTTATCCCTGGGCTGGCGCTGCTGCAGTGACGTAATAAAAGGCGCCAAGTGCCAGCAGCAGATGCAGCAGGGTCGCCGCGTAAAATGGCCACAAAAATCCGCGTTTACTGGTTTTATGGCGAAACAGCGCCATGGCCAGCATGGCACCACCGAAGCCACCAACCAGTGCCAGCAGCCAGAGCTTGATTTCGGCGGTCCTGGGTTTGTCTTTTAAGGCGGCGCGTTTATCAAGAGCAAAGACCACAAAGGCTGCCAGCCCGAGTCCGCCATAGCCTACAAGCAGCCACAGCGGCAACCAGTTCAGTGCCACCCCAATGGCCAGCAATAAATAAAACACCAGCGCGAAAATAATCATGAGTTTACCCCGTGGGTATTCGTTGCCCTCTGAGTGCGACCAAAGGCGAGATAGCGCCATAGTCTTTCCAGTGGCCCTTGTTTAAAGCACCTCAAATACCAGGACGCCAGCAGTATTTGGCATGCCGCCCAGGTCAGGGCCGTTATCAGATAATGGATGCGATCAAAACTTTGCAGCCAGTCGGGGAACAGGTACCGGAAGCAGGCAATCCCCAGCAGCGACTGCAAAATGTAAAGCGATAACGCCAACTTGCCCACGTTTTGCAGCGGCTTCAGCACGGTTTCACTACCCCGGCATAGCCGGATAATGAGGTCGGCATAGAGCACGGATACGGGTATGGCACTGAATATCACTGTGATTTCAGCGAGATTGACCAGGGCGCGGGATTCACTGAAGTACAGGGTTAAGTCCACCGCGCCCAGCAGGAGTGCCAGCAGCAGTAACCTGATGCGGGCCGCATCAGTGAGCCCCTCGTTGAAAAAGTGGCTGCGATAGAGGTACATGCCCAGCAGCATCATGCCGAGGATGTACCACAGCAGGGCGATGGGCAGCATCACCAGCGTCATCATCAGCATCATCGCCAGATGTTGCAACACCTGGCCCAGATAGGGACCAATCCAGGGCGCGAGGGAAGCCTGATACTCGGGGCTTAGCCGGGAAGGAAGGGGCTCTGTGGGCAGGGCCTGGGTCAGGAGCAACATCACTATGGCCGAAAACCCGAGAAACTGCAGGGCTCTTTTGTGGATATGGTCGAGGGGTGCATCCAGATAACGAATGGCAACCATGGCGGAGAGACCGTAGCTGAGCAACACATCACCGGGCCAGATAAATATGCCGTGGAGTAAACCGAATAGCATCAGTATCTTAAGTCGGCGCTTAATGGGAAACACCTGACCAAAGCGCTGATATTGAATCACCAGCCCGACACCAAAGAGCATGGTAAAGAGACCGATAAAGCGCCCTTCCAGCAGCAACCGAGAGAACACTTCCAGTGGCACGTCGGATGCCGCAGCCGGAATGGTAGGGATATATCCTTCGAGGCTATTGCCCATAAAGAGGATGTTGATAAAAAAGATCCCAAGTACCGCGAGGCCGCGGACACTGTCGATGTTGGGATTACGCATCTGTGAGTTGGCTGACATCCATTGTCTTCCATCATCTTGTTATCAAAGGTGTTCAGCCTATCATGAAAACAAAAAAGCGGGCCAGAGGCCCGCATCATACCCTACACATTTGTTATTGCATCAGGCCGGCAATCCAGTGCTGGTAAAGTGGCAACCCTATCAGCACATTCACCGGGAAGGTGATTCCGAGGGATGCCAACATGGCCAGGCCAATGTTGGCATCGGGAATGGCGGCGCGAATAGCGGCCGGCGCTGCGATATAGGAGGCGCTGGCCGTGAGGCCTGCCAGCACCAGCACGGTGCCTGCGGGTAGGCCCATGGTGATGCCAGCACCAATGCCGACCCATGCCAGTACAAAGGGGGCTATGGCGGCGAATGCCAGTAGGCGCCACTGTTTCAGCGGCAGTGGAATACACACCTTGGCAGTCACCAGCCCCATCTCCAGCAGGAACAGCGCCAGCAGGGTTTTAAAACCGCTGAGTAACATGGGGGCCAGAGGCTCCAGGCCCTGAGGTCCGTACAACCAGCCGATGATGACACCCCCCAGAAGCAAGACCACACCACGGCTGGTCAGGGCTTCATGGAGAATATTGCCGCCGCTTTGGGTTTGCTCCCCCTTGCTGAGGCGACGATGCAGCCAGAGCATAATCACGATGGCGGGCAGTTCCAGCATGACCAGATACAGGGTGGTTTCAGGTCTCAGCTCCCAGCCTGCGGTTTCGGCCATGGCCATCACCACTGCAAAGGTTCCCGCGCTGACCGAGCCATAGTGAGCGGCGATGCTGGCGGCATCAGAGGTTGTGAGTCGTACCAGCAGTCGCAGTATCGGAAACAGCGCCAGTGGAATGATAAAACCCAGTCCAACCACGGTCAGCAGTTCCATGGGTTGAAGGTGGTCGGTTTGACCATGTAGTGACATACCGCCTTTAAGCCCCAGTGTCAGCATCAGCAAAATCGACAGGGTCTCGTAGATGGATTGTGGGACCTTAAGATCCGATTTGATCACTCCGGCCAGGAGGCCCAAGGCAAAAAATGCAATAACAATATCCGGCATAGTTGACTCCAGCAGCCCGGTTTCCACCGGGGATAAGGCAAGTTTGACGGCTGGAGATTGTGCCCATGATTAGCTATATTGAAAAATAAATTTTATGAGCACCATATATAGATGTTTATCTATATATGGGTTTGCCTTTAACGGGTCGACTGATGGATAACCCCAGACTTAAACAACTCAGTATAAGACTGCTGCAGGTCTTCATTACCGTGGTGCGCCTTGGCAATGTGTCGGCCGCGGCCAGACAGCTGCATCTCACTCAACCCACGGTTTCTCTGCAGTTGAAGAAGATTGCCGAGCTGGTTGGGGAGCCATTACTGGAAAGCCGGGATGGCGTCATGCGACCAACCGATGTGGGTGAGGAAGTGTACCGGGCCGCCTGCGATATACTCTCGCGCCTTGATGATTTGGACGATTTTCTTGGCGGCATAAAACAAGGGGAGAGCGGTCATATTCGCATCGGACTTGTCACCACGGCCAAGTATGTGATGCCCCGCATTCTGGGGCCTTTTTATCGTCGCTTCCCCAAGGTGCAGGTGACGCTGAGTATAGGTAACCGTGCTCATGTGCTGAATCGCTTTGCCCATCAGGAGGATGACCTCTACCTCTTCAGCCATCCACCCGCAGGGGAATCTGTGCTGGCTTCGCGGATTATCACCAATCCGCTTAAATTGATTGCCCCGGCCGATCACTGGGCGGTGGGGCAAAAAGGCCTTGGATTTGACGTGCTCAAGGGCGAGCGTTTTATTATGCGCGAGCCGGGTTCGGCCACCCGGATGATGTTTGAAAGCTGGCTCAGTGCCCGTGGCATCGAACTCACTGACATCATGCAAATCGAGAGTAATGAAGCGATACGGTTAAGCGTGGCATCCGGGCTGGGGTTGTCGGTGATTTCTGCCCATACCCTCAGCGAGGGCGATATGGGGCCTGAAAAGCCTGCGGTGCTGGACGTGGCGGATTTTCCCCTGCGCAGCAACTGGTATCTGGTGGCACGGCGCGATAAACGGCTCCCCCAGAGCGCATTGCAGCTTATTCGTTTTATGGCAGAGCATTTGGGGGACTGTATTGACCCCGGTTATGTGGCCGACAACATAGAGGCACTCCACCGCGTCTTCACCCCTTCCCGTTAACCGCGTCCGTCTTTGGTTTTACTGATTGGCGGCAACTATACTTTGAGATGCAGTATACGGGTATGCTGCCGGGGCGCCTTGTCCGTAACACACAAGCCGATTGACCGATTTGCCTTCGACCTTCATGTCGCCGTTATTACATGTAACAACACCGGAAAACAGTTACCGGAAGTAGGTATTCAGAGGCAAGGGGTTGCCTGAGAGCATATCCAGGGACGTTTCACTCATCAGAGGATAGTGTTATGACCAAGAAGAACCCCTTGCTGAGGGCCTTGCCCTGTGCCCTGGGGCTGGCAATGGCCGGTGCTGTGGCACCGCTTTATGCCTCAGATACTCAGGCTTTGCTGGACGATGCACTCAGCGCCGCACCTCCCACCTTGAGGGACAAGGTGACAGTGATGGACTGGCAACACAATGTGCTGCAACAGGGCAGCAGTAACTATACCTGTTTCCCCACGCCGCCCAGTCTGCAGGGAAAGGCGCCCATGTGTATGGACGGACCCTGGATGATGTGGGCCGATGCCTGGTCCAATAAAAAGCCGTTTCAGGCCAAGTCGATAGGTATTTCCTATATGCTGGCCGGTGATGGCGGCGCCAGCAATACAGACCCCTTCGCCGAGGGCAAGACAGAGGACAATCAGTGGATAGTCGAAGGCCCGCACCTGATGATTATTACCCCCGATGCCGCCCTGTTGGACAGTCTGCCAACCGATCCCTATGAGGGTGGCCCCTATGTGATGTGGAAAGGGACGCCCTATGCCCACATCATGGTGCCGGTGGGACCGAGAAAGTAACCAGTCAAACGCCCATTCAGGGCGTTTTTTATAGACAGAATTCAGGATGCATGGCCTTTTTGCGCCATTGCATGCAAATCAATGTCTCTCCTCCATAGCCAGCTTGAACCAGGCCGTCTTGTCCAGGTGTTACACCTGTTCTCGCCAAAGAGGAAAATCAGGGGATATCACCCAGGTCAATGATTTTGAAACCATAAATACATATGTGCTTAACTTGTTGAAATTATGTGATTTGAGATAGATCAATGCCATCGCTTTTTGCAATTGTGTTTTACCAGACCCTCCTCTAGAATGCGCCGCCCTCTCAGCCTTCCCGTGCTGCAGCAGGTACACCAGATCCCGACCCGTGGCATCAGCTTGCCGCTGGTTTTTTACTCAGGAGTTAACTATGTCCACCCCTCTGGCCAACCCCGCCCCACTCGGGCTGATGGGCTTTGGCATGACCACCATTTTGCTCAATATCCACAATGCCGGTTTCTTTCCCATCGATGCCATGATCCTGGCCATGGGGATTTTTTACGGCGGTTTGGGGCAGGTAATAGTCGGTATCATGTGTTTCATGCGTGGCGATACCTTCGGTACAACGGCCTTTACCTCCTACGGCCTGTTCTGGCTGACGCTGGTGGGGTTGATTTTAATGCCAAACGCCGGCGTGGCAGCGAGCCCAGCATCCTTTATGGGTTGGTATCTGGCACTGTGGGGTGTGTTCACTGGCTTTATGTTTATTGGTTCGCTGCGCTACGCCCGCATCAAGCAGTTTATTTTCGGTTCCCTGACGCTGCTGTTTTTCCTGCTGGCAGCCCGTGATTTCACCGGCAGTGAACTGATTGGCACCATCGCCGCCTGGGAAGGAATTATCTGTGGCGCATCAGCCATTTACTTTGCCATGGCGCAGGTGATTAATGGTGAGTATGGCCGCACTGTACTGCCCGTTGGTGAACGCAAGGTCAAGGCGCCAGTGGTTGCCGTGAGCGAAGCCAAAGCCGCCTGACGCCAGCAGCCTTCACTATTGCGAGAAGCTAAAAATGCCCTGTCATACAGGGCATTTTTGTTTTTGTGTGGGGAATGAGATAGCTCAGTCACCCACTTTTTTATAGGTAAACTCGAGCTCGCCGCCCTTGGTATTGCGCAGCAGCGTCATTTCAGTCCCGGAGATGTTGATAAGCTGGCTTTTATTCAGCCGTACATCGGCCTCGGTCTTGGATTGGCCATTGGGAAGCGATATCGACTTGGTTTTTATCTGCACCTGAAGCTCATTGCCTATCAGTTTCCAGCTACCTTTGAGAGTTAATTTTGAGCCGAAAAGATTCGCATCTCGGCTATAGCTGCCATCGGGGGCGTAGGTATCAAAGGCGTCGTTCAGCATATCGTCCTGCCAGCGTCCCAGCAGTTGTTTGGCAGCGAAAGGGGCTGAGGACTTCTTTACCCCCGAATCCGTCATCAGGCTTGCCCCAGAGGTGGCTTCATCATTATCGGCATATTCAGCATCGGTGTCGTCGCTGCTGGGCGAACTTATGGGAGCTGACTTATCGGTTACCGTGAGTTCCTGGGCTTCTTCCGACGTTGGGCGGTCACCGAAATGAACTTTGCCGTCCTTATCCACCCACTTGTAGACGTTTTCCGCCTGAGCGAGCTGTGCCATGCTCAGACCAACCAACATCCCGAGCAGTACGATGTGCAATTTCATGGCATATTTCCTTATATTTCCAAGCGCGCCATCTTCGCAGGTGATGTTGTCAGGACGCAATCACCTGCCAAATGCGGTTGACCTTAGCCGCTACTTATTATCGGACCTCAGCACCAACTCTACCCGGCGGTTTTGGCTCTGGCCTGCCTCGTTGGCGTTGCTCGCCACCGGGCTGAATTCCCCCATGCCATGGGCTTCAAGCTGCGCCGGTTTGATTTGATAATCCGCTCCCAAGGCCTTAACCACGGCGGCGGCGCGGCGCTCAGACAGGCTGAGGTTGTAGGCTTTATCGCCCTGATCGTCTGTGTGGCCAACCACATAAAAATTCAGTGCCGGGTTTTGCTTAAGGTAGCTTGCCAGTACCTCCAATACGGGTTTGGATTCAGGCAGCATGCGGTCGCTGTCGTAGTCAAACAGCAGACCGTCGAGGGTGGCTTTGCCTGTTTGAGTGATGGCGTCTGTGAGGGCATTGAGATCGATACCAACCCGGTTATCGTTCAGGCCGGTTGCCTCTATTATCTTAAGCTCGTTCCACAGTGCGCCCGAAAAGCCAAGGGTATAACTGGAGACAGTGATATCCCCCTCAGGGCGACTGAGGCGATACAGGCTATAGAACAGGCTTTCATCATTGCCGTTGGACACTGTGGGCTTAAGGGCATAATAGATGGCATCCTTGCTGATACAGCCCTTGGCCTCGCAACTGAAAACCTCTTGAAATCCCAACTTTTTAAGCGCTGCCACATAGTTGGCATTCACTTCAAATTCGGAGTAGCTTCGCGGCAGGCTGTAGGCGATTTGCGTGAGTTTACCCTCTTGAATGGCCGTGATAGCTTTTTTCCCTTCGACGCCGGTCAACACAGGGGATTTTGCATACCCCAGCTGGCTGTATTTGGCAATGAAGGCGCCGGGCAGGCGCTGCATCAGGGGATGGTCGACGCTGCCCCTGACATCTTTTGTGCTGTTATCGGCCACCTTGATGTCGGTGGGTTGAGCGGTGAGCATGGCAGTATTTATCTTGACCAGATCAAGAGGTTCGGGGGTGGCTTCGAGCACATCCAGTTGCAGATTGGTGCCCCTGTGCCAATTGGCGCTGTACAGGCTGATGTAGATATCACCGCTGGCTCTGGAGAGTTTGGCGGTCAGCATCGATGGCTCACGCTTACTCACGCTGGATAAGGGCGATACCTGATAGTAGAGCTTTTCTTCGTTACCGCAGTCGTTGCCGTGGCATTCAAACAATATGTTTGCCCCTTGCTGCACTAACTGCGCCTTGTGGTTATTGATGATGTGTTCAGGAGTAAAGCTCGCAGGCAGCTTGTAATTGATGCGACTGAGCACACCGCCCACGTCAGTAACGCTATAGACTTTACCGCCCATTCCCGTAATTAACGGATAGGGAATATAGTGCCGCTGCTCTTGTGTCTCTATTTTGGCTTCGGGAAAGACCGAAAAAAGCGAGGGTAAATCGGCCGCAACTGTTTGTGTTGGCAGCAATGTGGCCGGAAGATAAATCGCCATGGCACAGGTGAAAATATGTCTTTTCATACTGCTGTAAATCCTTATCTGTTTGATTCTTTGATGCTTTGCAAAAGCTGGCTATTCCATGTCCGAACGCAGCACCAATTCCACTCTGCGGTTGAGTGCCTGGCCTGACTCGTTTTCATTACTCGCCACCGGGCTATATTCCCCGTTGCCATGGGCGGTTAATTGTGACGCCGGGATGTGATATTGCTGCGTGAGGCTTTGAATAACGGCATCGGCGCGGCGCAACGACAGACTTTGGTTGTAGGCGCGCTCTCCCTTGTCATCGGTATGGCCAACCACGTAAAAGCCTTTAGCCGGGTGCTGTTTAAGATAGGTTGCCAGCACCTCCAGCACCGGCTGGGATTCAGGCAGCATCCGGTCGCTGTCGAAGTCGAACAGCAAACCATCCAGGGTTGCCTTGCCGGTTTGTGTGATGGCGTCATTGAGGGCGTCGAGATTGATGGCGATCCTGTCCGTTTTCAGGACAGACAGCTCCATAACTCTGAGCGTGGTATCCCCCGGTGTTGCGTCGTAACGGCCCTGGGAATAGATATCGAAATACACATCACCCTGAGGGCGGCTCAATCTATACAGCTGATATTCCTGCCACTGATCTTCGGCATCATCCTGGAACAATCCCATGGCTTTGATAAGCGCATCATCATCGCCACAGCCAGTGCCTTTGCAGTAAAACACCTGCTCTGCGTTAAGCTTTTGTGCAGCAGCGGCGTAATTGCTGTTAATTTCAAACAGCGAGTAACGCTCGGGCATCTGATAACGAATTTCAGTGAGCCTGGCGTCCAGAGATTGGGTCTGAATGCCGGCTGCTGAGATGCCTACTATGACCGGAACCTGGGTAAGATTGGTTTGTTTGTAACGCGTGATATAATTGCCTGGCATGCGCCCAAGCAACGGATGATCGGCTGAGTCCTGGGCATCGTCACTGCGTCTGTCAGCCATCGCCACATCCTGTGTGCCCTGCTGCAAAAAATTGCTGTTTGCCTCAACAAGATCCAGCGGTTCCGGGATGACTTCAAGGGTAACCAGCTGCACCTTGGTGTAACTGCCCTCACGGTGAAAGGCGTAGATGCTGCTGTAGACATCTCCGCCCGCACCTTTAAGCTTTGCTGCGACGTAAGCGCCGGGATAACTGGTATCCACTGTTATCAGGGGTGCCAGCTGGTCCCGCATGGCCCAGCCATCGCCGCAGCCTTCAGCCTCACATTGAAATAACACCTCGGCATTGAGGTTTTTAAACTGCGCCAGATAGTTATTCATTACCAGTGCCAGCGGATAGCTGTCCGGAAGTTCAAATGAGTTGTGGGTCAGGCGCCCTGAAACCGGCTTAAGCGTGAAGCCCTGGTTACTGACGGCCGTGATGATGTGAAAAGGCGTGAAATGGATGCGTTTTTCTTCGGGATACTTTGCATTAGGGAATGGACCAAATAAGCTCGCAGCATTAACAGATGTGGCTAAGCTGGCGAGAAGTGATACAAATATTAACGTATTTTGTCCCATAAAAAATCCTTTTCAGCGGGCCTTTCTTGCTTTAGCGTAAATAAGCGCAAGGACGCCGATCATATAACAAGTACATAGAAAAGTCCTTATTTGGCGTGTTCACGTATTGTTAATATGAATAAACCCTGAGAGTTATATGGATATCAAAACTGAAGTCAGCCTGAAATTGGTCGGG
This portion of the Shewanella amazonensis SB2B genome encodes:
- a CDS encoding M24 family metallopeptidase, whose amino-acid sequence is MTIGVGGLTAQEALAKLSDMTAGTGPIDAAEFQGRILKAQGLMKAAGLDAVYLNAGTNLYYFTGTRWYASERMVGAILPAEGALEYIAPAFELDTLKGYMAIKGEVNTWHEDESPYQLFGSVLKRLGLGQGRVGMDESAAFFISEGIRDANPELKVVSAKAVTAGCRMQKSAAELALMQRAKDMTLEVHKAAAAMLRPGITVSEVEAFIDAAHRKVGAPAGSYFCIVLFGEDTAYPHGVKNPKALEEGDTVLIDTGCQLYGYNSDITRTYVYGTPSARQRELWNLEKQAQAAAFEAARLGAPCGSVDKAARSVLEAAGFGPGYAVPGLPHRTGHGIGLDIHEWPYLVANDTTPLAPGMCFSNEPMLCVPGEFGVRLEDHFYMTESGPKWFTLPSHSIDNPFGL
- a CDS encoding DUF1294 domain-containing protein, giving the protein MIIFALVFYLLLAIGVALNWLPLWLLVGYGGLGLAAFVVFALDKRAALKDKPRTAEIKLWLLALVGGFGGAMLAMALFRHKTSKRGFLWPFYAATLLHLLLALGAFYYVTAAAPAQG
- a CDS encoding LysR family transcriptional regulator, whose amino-acid sequence is MDNPRLKQLSIRLLQVFITVVRLGNVSAAARQLHLTQPTVSLQLKKIAELVGEPLLESRDGVMRPTDVGEEVYRAACDILSRLDDLDDFLGGIKQGESGHIRIGLVTTAKYVMPRILGPFYRRFPKVQVTLSIGNRAHVLNRFAHQEDDLYLFSHPPAGESVLASRIITNPLKLIAPADHWAVGQKGLGFDVLKGERFIMREPGSATRMMFESWLSARGIELTDIMQIESNEAIRLSVASGLGLSVISAHTLSEGDMGPEKPAVLDVADFPLRSNWYLVARRDKRLPQSALQLIRFMAEHLGDCIDPGYVADNIEALHRVFTPSR
- a CDS encoding FKBP-type peptidyl-prolyl cis-trans isomerase; the protein is MRVALAVIVIACVIFYFFTTMNNQKAAKLNEEKGAVFLAENAKRDGVTTTASGLQYELLIAGSGERHPSASDTVRVHYHGTLTDGTVFDSSVERGESIAFPLNRVIKGWTEGVQLMKEGDKMRFFIPASLGYGNRSVGKIPGGSVLIFDVELIAIE
- a CDS encoding OmpA family protein produces the protein MKRHIFTCAMAIYLPATLLPTQTVAADLPSLFSVFPEAKIETQEQRHYIPYPLITGMGGKVYSVTDVGGVLSRINYKLPASFTPEHIINNHKAQLVQQGANILFECHGNDCGNEEKLYYQVSPLSSVSKREPSMLTAKLSRASGDIYISLYSANWHRGTNLQLDVLEATPEPLDLVKINTAMLTAQPTDIKVADNSTKDVRGSVDHPLMQRLPGAFIAKYSQLGYAKSPVLTGVEGKKAITAIQEGKLTQIAYSLPRSYSEFEVNANYVAALKKLGFQEVFSCEAKGCISKDAIYYALKPTVSNGNDESLFYSLYRLSRPEGDITVSSYTLGFSGALWNELKIIEATGLNDNRVGIDLNALTDAITQTGKATLDGLLFDYDSDRMLPESKPVLEVLASYLKQNPALNFYVVGHTDDQGDKAYNLSLSERRAAAVVKALGADYQIKPAQLEAHGMGEFSPVASNANEAGQSQNRRVELVLRSDNK
- a CDS encoding DUF4124 domain-containing protein yields the protein MKLHIVLLGMLVGLSMAQLAQAENVYKWVDKDGKVHFGDRPTSEEAQELTVTDKSAPISSPSSDDTDAEYADNDEATSGASLMTDSGVKKSSAPFAAKQLLGRWQDDMLNDAFDTYAPDGSYSRDANLFGSKLTLKGSWKLIGNELQVQIKTKSISLPNGQSKTEADVRLNKSQLINISGTEMTLLRNTKGGELEFTYKKVGD
- a CDS encoding acetate uptake transporter; translated protein: MSTPLANPAPLGLMGFGMTTILLNIHNAGFFPIDAMILAMGIFYGGLGQVIVGIMCFMRGDTFGTTAFTSYGLFWLTLVGLILMPNAGVAASPASFMGWYLALWGVFTGFMFIGSLRYARIKQFIFGSLTLLFFLLAARDFTGSELIGTIAAWEGIICGASAIYFAMAQVINGEYGRTVLPVGERKVKAPVVAVSEAKAA
- a CDS encoding sodium-dependent bicarbonate transport family permease → MPDIVIAFFALGLLAGVIKSDLKVPQSIYETLSILLMLTLGLKGGMSLHGQTDHLQPMELLTVVGLGFIIPLALFPILRLLVRLTTSDAASIAAHYGSVSAGTFAVVMAMAETAGWELRPETTLYLVMLELPAIVIMLWLHRRLSKGEQTQSGGNILHEALTSRGVVLLLGGVIIGWLYGPQGLEPLAPMLLSGFKTLLALFLLEMGLVTAKVCIPLPLKQWRLLAFAAIAPFVLAWVGIGAGITMGLPAGTVLVLAGLTASASYIAAPAAIRAAIPDANIGLAMLASLGITFPVNVLIGLPLYQHWIAGLMQ
- a CDS encoding DUF418 domain-containing protein — protein: MSANSQMRNPNIDSVRGLAVLGIFFINILFMGNSLEGYIPTIPAAASDVPLEVFSRLLLEGRFIGLFTMLFGVGLVIQYQRFGQVFPIKRRLKILMLFGLLHGIFIWPGDVLLSYGLSAMVAIRYLDAPLDHIHKRALQFLGFSAIVMLLLTQALPTEPLPSRLSPEYQASLAPWIGPYLGQVLQHLAMMLMMTLVMLPIALLWYILGMMLLGMYLYRSHFFNEGLTDAARIRLLLLALLLGAVDLTLYFSESRALVNLAEITVIFSAIPVSVLYADLIIRLCRGSETVLKPLQNVGKLALSLYILQSLLGIACFRYLFPDWLQSFDRIHYLITALTWAACQILLASWYLRCFKQGPLERLWRYLAFGRTQRATNTHGVNS